A region of Vigna radiata var. radiata cultivar VC1973A chromosome 6, Vradiata_ver6, whole genome shotgun sequence DNA encodes the following proteins:
- the LOC106764299 gene encoding frataxin, mitochondrial-like, with protein MASKLVLQRRLLRFLQLLAPSSSSSTHMVPFLSKSSLLPSRTSYSRNLCSGNFNLDESQAPLTVDYRSLLDESEFHRLADSTIHSVQEKLEDYGDLVEVDGFDIDYGNDVLTVKLGDLGTYVLNKQTPNRQLWLSSPLSGPSRFDWDRDIKAWIYRRNKANLYKILEGELEQLCGKAIVLS; from the exons ATGGCCTCAAAGTTGGTTTTGCAGAGAAGGCTCCTCAGGTTTTTGCAACTGTTAGcgccttcttcatcttcttccactCATATGGTCCCATTCCTTTCTAAAAGTAGCCTTCTTCCTTCTCGCACATCTTATTCTAGAAATTTGTGCTCTGGCAATTTTAATCTTGATGAATCTCAAGCCCCCCTGACTGTTGATTACCG TTCTCTACTGGATGAGAGTGAATTCCATAGACTTGCTGATTCCACAATACATAGCGTACAAGAGAAGTTAGAG GACTATGGAGACTTAGTTGAAGTTGATGGATTTGACATAGACTATGGG AATGATGTTTTGACTGTAAAACTTGGCGATCTTGGCACCTATGTATTGAACAAACAAACTCCAAATCGACAACTTTGGCTCTCTTCTCCACTGAG TGGTCCTTCAAGGTTTGATTGGGATCGGGATATCAAGGCTTGGATTTATAGACGGAACAAAGCAAACTTGTATAAAATCTTGGAAGGTGAGTTGGAGCAGTTATGTGGCAAAGCTATCGTTCTTTCCTAA
- the LOC106764887 gene encoding zinc finger protein VAR3, chloroplastic-like, translating into MSRVAPRFLFFLSTPLPLLRRHRHYHRNLFLLSSHSLRLSASPSSFSLSSSPLPLKLRASQFSSAYSSPSPEYSSFVSHISSAGYLSSLPDEAFTAAAQHLSYSFLRDATACLAFARDRPNLLRLLSTRHIAAVVEHGSPFLFRDADDSVRKMKSFLSNGDANVLDTDRANTVDLMKFLLSYASDPYVPSEGNNLNERNLLESSVRNLFDELFKLSYSAPGSNSFDSVQSQMAGRFGYTKPPAQKIEMKRGDWICSRCNFMNFARNIKCLECDEARPKRQLAGGEWECPQCDFYNYGRNMSCLRCDCKRPGQISLGAINTMSNREYENENNFNTSDIDSRLAANEEKAQRWFSKVSQLDSSADINSVIADEDFPEIMPLRKGVNRFVVSPRKTPLERRLANTQYKRNLSGTEDFNAGEPTKPHDSLDDMLGHSAGLLQYGNNNIVSEQNAGGDRQPSFASYSNTSHFKNVQGSYTSTFSPSPLSADEHGPKSENLLSDESKNVVLDPDIGYASLGDSSQLSKNSTNITEDKNKEQAEKSEKWLRKIAELNDFPDVTSAIINEDFPEIMPMRKGENRFVVSKKKDRSLTTPAHKRQVAMEQASKTKFVPFVPFPPDYFAKKDKPQADGTDSMDRSNDGTSSISEVAEKASEISDDTKAQPEQSPKSSEQSSDNNDIGSMSWSGASGNSRQSFNQDYVPNLTGSSSPVTASDNQSGKAEWTGKSLEGFAVKEPDPLDMSEEAKAERWFRRVAQIKDISELSQIPDEDFPSIMPMRKGVNRFVVSKRKTPLERRLTSQQYRRNLPTVSSDPSKNENEGS; encoded by the exons ATGAGTCGCGTGGCCCCAAggttcctcttcttcctctccacTCCCCTCCCTCTGCTCCGCCGCCATCGCCACTACCACCGCaacctcttcctcctctcttccCATTCCCTCCGCCTCTCTGCTTCaccttcttccttctctctctcaTCTTCACCTTTGCCACTCAAACTCAGAGCCTCCCAGTTTTCCTCTGCCTACTCATCTCCCTCGCCTGAGTACTCCTCTTTCGTCTCTCACATATCCTCCGCCGGGTACCTCTCCTCCCTCCCCGACGAAGCCTTCACCGCCGCCGCCCAACATCTCTCCTACTCCTTTCTCCGCGACGCCACCGCTTGCTTGGCCTTCGCACGCGACCGCCCTAACCTTCTCAg GTTGCTGTCTACGAGACATATTGCGGCCGTGGTTGAGCACGGCTCCCCCTTTCTCTTCCGCGATGCAGATGATTCCGTCAGGAAGATGAAGTCCTTTCTGTCCAATGGTGACGCCAAT GTGTTGGACACTGATAGAGCAAATACGGTTGACCTAATGAAGTTTTTGCTGAGTTATGCGAGTGATCCATATGTCCCTTCAGAAGGGAACAATCTCAATGAAAGAAATCTTCTTGAATCATCTGTCAGAAATCTCTTTGATGAACTTTTCAAACTGAGTTATAGTGCACCTGGATCAAATTCTTTTGATTCAGTGCAAAGTCAAATGGCTGGAAGATTTGGATATACGAAGCCTCCTGCACAAAAGATTGAAATGAAGAGGGGTGATTGGATTTGCTCAAG GTGTAATTTCATGAATTTTGCACGAAATATCAAATGTCTTGAGTGTGATGAAGCAAGGCCAAAAAGGCAACTCGCTGGAGGTGAATGGGAATGTCCTCA GTGTGATTTCTATAACTATGGGAGGAACATGAGTTGCTTAAGGTGTGATTGCAAGCGACCTGGACAAATATCTTTGGGTGCCATCAATACCATGTCAAATAGGGAGtacgaaaatgaaaacaattttaatactTCAGATATTGATTCTAGGTTAGCTGCTAACGAAGAAAAGGCACAGCGTTGGTTTAGCAAGGTTTCTCAACTAGACAGCAGTGCTGATATTAACAGTGTGATTGCAGATGAAGATTTTCCTGAAATAATGCCACTGAGGAAAGGAGTTAATAGATTTGTTGTGAGCCCAAGAAAGACTCCACTGGAGAGGAGGTTGGCTAACACTCAATATAAGAGAAACTTGTCTGGGACTGAGGATTTTAATGCTGGGGAGCCAACCAAGCCCCATGACAGTCTGGATGACATGCTAGGTCATTCAGCTGGCCTTCTTCAATATGGCAATAACAATATTGTTTCTGAACAAAATGCTGGCGGAGACAGGCAACCTTCATTTGCTAGCTATAGCAATActtcacattttaaaaatgttcaagGGAGCTACACCAGTACTTTTTCTCCCAGTCCATTGTCTGCAGATGAACATGGCCCGAAGTCTGAGAACTTGCTATCAGACGAGAGCAAAAATGTGGTGTTAGACCCTGATATCGGATATGCTAGTTTGGGAGACAGTTCACAACTTTCTAAGAATTCTACAAATATCACAGAGGATAAGAACAAAGAGCAAGCTGAAAAATCTGAGAAATGGTTAAGAAAGATTGCTGAGCTGAATGATTTTCCAGATGTGACGAGTGCAATAATCAATGAGGATTTCCCTGAAATAATGCCCATGCGTAAAGGAGAAAATCGATTTGTTGTTAGCAAGAAAAAGGATCGTTCTTTAACAACACCAGCGCATAAGAGACAAGTGGCCATGGAACAAGCTagcaaaacaaaatttgttCCGTTTGTCCCCTTCCCCCCAGATTACTTTGCCAAAAAGGACAAGCCACAGGCAGATGGAACAGATTCAATGGATAGGTCCAATGATGGTACATCTTCCATTTCTGAGGTGGCAGAAAAGGCTTCAGAGATATCGGATGATACTAAAGCTCAACCAGAACAGAGTCCAAAGTCTTCTGAACAGAGCTCAGATAACAATGATATTGGCTCTATGTCTTGGTCAGGAGCCAGTGGAAATTCAAGACAGAGTTTCAATCAAGATTATGTTCCAAATTTGACTGGGAGTTCATCCCCAGTTACAGCATCTGACAACCAGAGTGGTAAAGCAGAGTGGACAGGGAAGAGTTTGGAGGGGTTTGCCGTGAAGGAACCAGATCCTTTGGACATGTCAGAGGAGGCAAAGGCAGAGAGGTGGTTCAGGCGTGTTGCACAAATTAAGGATATATCTGAGCTCAGTCAGATTCCAGATGAAGATTTTCCTTCAATAATGCCTATGCGCAAAGGGGTGAACAGATTTGTAGTAAGCAAGAGGAAAACTCCATTGGAAAGGAGATTGACATCTCAGCAATACAGAAGAAATCTACCGACTGTGAGCTCAGATCCaagtaaaaacgaaaatgaagGGAGCTGA